A genomic stretch from Lathyrus oleraceus cultivar Zhongwan6 chromosome 2, CAAS_Psat_ZW6_1.0, whole genome shotgun sequence includes:
- the LOC127121560 gene encoding protein ECERIFERUM 26-like has protein sequence MDHEHNVASENQCFKKTQIVSVTSVSPVKITEPRQVCRILFNGETDNQKIHAIRKIQGCYHVVLYYESVKEKHHDWSLTGWIVESLARTLLDHPLLAGRIQERNDATGFEIVSNDPGIRLLEARCSNTLSEFLELNKKERDDHDHETELVFWNEIDAQFPRFSPLFYVQMTNFISGGYSIGISCSLLLTDLLVVKKFLNKWAQTYNMIPSISNKEIDTPIFNYLDSKNPKFLSSEDLNNHSQHKNRVQSVGFKITTKDVNLSKELWRELATVCIEEAEKKLEMKIGSSFSLVVKESLEVIEVESVTKSGIENQIVCITSWDDFGVDEVVFHEENKVVHVSCWIGLVADGLVMIFPCIEENVCGVIVVAPS, from the exons ATGGATCATGAGCACAATGTTGCCTCAGAAAACCAGTGTTTCAAAAAGACACAAATTGTCTCTGTGACAAGTGTGTCACCGGTTAAAATAACCGAACCACGACAAGTCTGTCGGATTCTATTCAACGGTGAAACAGATAATCAAAAGATTCATGCAATAAGGAAAATTCAAGGATGCTATCATGTAGTATTGTACTATGAGAGTGTTAAGGAGAAACATCATGATTGGTCTTTAACTGGTTGGATTGTGGAGTCACTAGCTAGGACCCTTTTGGATCATCCTCTACTAGCTGGTCGAATCCAAGAAAGAAACGACGCAACAGGATTCGAAATTGTGTCCAACGATCCAGGAATTCGACTTTTGGAAGCTCGGTGTTCCAACACTTTGTCAGAGTTTCTTGAGTTGAATAAAAAGGAACGCGATGATCACGATCACGAGACTGAACTTGTTTTTTGGAATGAAATTGATGCTCAATTTCCTCGGTTTTCTCCTCTCTTTTATGTTCAG ATGACAAATTTTATAAGCGGAGGCTACTCGATCGGTATTAGTTGTAGTCTTCTCTTGACGGACCTTTTGGTGGTTAAAAAATTCCTAAATAAATGGGCACAAACTTACAACATGATACCCTCAATCTCAAATAAAGAAATTGACACACCCATATTTAACTACCTTGATTCAAAAAATCCAAAATTTCTCTCATCAGAGGACTTAAACAACCATAGTCAACACAAAAACAGAGTTCAAAGTGTCGGATTCAAAATCACTACTAAGGATGTAAATCTTAGCAAAGAGTTGTGGAGGGAATTAGCAACGGTTTGCATTGAAGAAGCTGAAAAAAAGCTAGAGATGAAAATAGGTTCTAGTTTTAGTTTGGTTGTTAAAGAATCCTTAGAGGTGATTGAGGTTGAGAGTGTCACAAAGAGTGGCATTGAGAATCAAATTGTTTGTATTACATCATGGGATGATTTTGGAGTGGATGAGGTTGTTTTTCATGAAGAAAATAAGGTTGTTCATGTTTCTTGTTGGATTGGATTGGTTGCCGATGGACTTGTGATGATATTCCCATGCATAGAGGAGAATGTGTGTGGTGTGATTGTGGTTGCACCCAGTTAA